The following are encoded in a window of Polynucleobacter sp. VK25 genomic DNA:
- a CDS encoding DUF4239 domain-containing protein, translating to MNTRREDAFFNWIYKKSNIQILLMLILFFVTLLDILPRLLQTIHLFAPTQDSTRLGLGLFGSIITLSGLLIGFLLNQAQTNFREVQTLVSQEAGRINNLDRLLTRFGDPAIAPIRAELFEYMNSIVNDEWALLQKGEGSPKTHMLWRGISRKLMSIEPQTNRQTAMYTDIIKKSEEVAESREARIERSTIRLPGLFWVVILICMFALMGTNTLFLPSDSFFFGLKILPITMGALISLLVITDQPFKGQNSVQPDSFYKIIESIKTRKE from the coding sequence ATGAATACTCGACGTGAAGACGCATTCTTTAATTGGATATACAAGAAGAGTAATATCCAAATTCTTTTAATGCTCATTTTATTCTTCGTCACACTATTAGATATATTGCCGCGCTTACTGCAAACAATTCACTTGTTTGCCCCAACTCAGGATAGTACTCGTTTAGGTTTAGGGCTCTTCGGGTCAATCATCACTTTAAGTGGTTTATTAATCGGTTTTTTACTGAATCAAGCGCAAACTAATTTTAGAGAAGTGCAAACGCTGGTTTCTCAGGAAGCAGGGCGTATTAATAACTTAGATCGCTTATTAACTCGTTTTGGTGATCCAGCTATAGCGCCTATTCGTGCAGAGCTATTTGAGTATATGAATTCCATCGTCAATGATGAATGGGCGCTCTTGCAAAAAGGCGAGGGTAGCCCTAAGACGCACATGCTTTGGCGTGGTATTTCTCGCAAGCTGATGTCTATCGAGCCCCAGACTAACCGTCAGACGGCAATGTATACCGACATCATTAAAAAGTCCGAAGAGGTTGCTGAGAGTAGGGAGGCTCGTATTGAGCGCTCGACCATTCGCTTACCCGGATTGTTTTGGGTTGTTATTCTGATTTGTATGTTTGCGCTCATGGGAACGAATACTTTGTTCTTGCCGTCAGACTCCTTTTTCTTTGGCCTCAAGATACTGCCAATCACTATGGGGGCATTAATTTCGCTATTGGTGATAACCGATCAGCCATTTAAGGGTCAGAATTCAGTTCAGCCAGACTCTTTCTATAAAATTATTGAATCCATTAAAACTCGTAAAGAGTAA
- a CDS encoding dienelactone hydrolase family protein codes for MIEFKKPDGQALNGYLVEPIDNANAPGIVVIQEWWGLDDEVKAVADRFAKAGYRALVPDLYRGKLALEANEAEHLMGDLNFGDAAGQDIRGAVQYLKATGSAKVVVTGFCMGGALTVLAACNVPELDASIVWYGNPPLEYVNAEAITKPMLGHWALHDEFFSIAGVDQLEEKLKKAGVNYEFHRYDTKHAFANPKSDSRGLAPLEYNAEAAQLAWDRTIQFLQKYINK; via the coding sequence ATGATTGAATTTAAAAAACCTGACGGACAAGCTTTAAACGGATACTTGGTTGAGCCTATTGATAACGCAAATGCCCCTGGCATTGTTGTTATTCAAGAGTGGTGGGGTTTGGATGATGAAGTAAAGGCTGTTGCAGATCGCTTTGCTAAAGCAGGATATCGGGCATTGGTTCCTGATTTATATCGTGGCAAATTGGCTCTCGAGGCGAATGAGGCAGAGCATTTAATGGGCGACCTAAATTTTGGCGATGCTGCTGGTCAAGACATTCGAGGTGCTGTCCAATATTTAAAAGCGACCGGCAGCGCGAAAGTTGTGGTAACTGGGTTTTGTATGGGTGGCGCTTTAACTGTACTTGCAGCATGCAACGTCCCAGAATTAGATGCCTCTATTGTTTGGTATGGCAATCCCCCTCTTGAGTATGTGAACGCGGAGGCTATTACTAAACCGATGCTAGGTCACTGGGCCTTGCACGATGAGTTCTTCTCGATCGCAGGCGTAGATCAATTGGAAGAGAAACTCAAAAAAGCGGGTGTGAATTATGAATTTCATCGCTATGACACTAAGCATGCCTTTGCAAATCCCAAATCAGATTCCCGCGGCTTAGCTCCTTTAGAGTACAACGCCGAAGCGGCGCAGCTTGCTTGGGATCGTACGATTCAATTTTTACAAAAATATATTAATAAGTAG
- a CDS encoding APC family permease — protein sequence MTNQLNPSLLKKESKNAKGISLFSATALGIGGMMGAGLFSLLGTASAHAGSHIPLAFLLGAIAASFSVYSYAKLGATFPSSGGAATFTVMSFGPGVLSGGLNIFQYIAYLIAAALYAAGFSEYANTLLGGKLSPFEIKLIGAGIVIFCAGINLLGTDIVGTAETLAIGFVTLALLLFSAEGIHVADVGAFEMSSWSINGIAIATGILYINYQGFGVVTNSSNAMHAPHKELPLAMFSALILVTIAYVLVSTAVILLLTPAQIALYSGHVLADAAQIVAGKAGFIVIGASALLACAAALNATIFAASNIAADMTRKSSVSKALSDEVLNTEFRALTISALLVIALVIAFPLDVVGKMASLAFLLVYAAITYGHIRVRNQTGAKLWPLWAAIVINLSLFTTLFVNVIETAPNSAIALMIALVGSFAIEATSRKFLRKKLKPH from the coding sequence TTGACCAATCAACTGAATCCCTCCCTACTCAAAAAAGAGAGTAAGAATGCCAAAGGCATTAGCCTCTTTTCTGCTACTGCTCTCGGCATCGGCGGAATGATGGGTGCTGGGTTGTTTTCCCTTTTAGGCACCGCTAGTGCTCACGCTGGGTCACACATTCCCCTGGCATTTCTATTGGGGGCTATTGCCGCCTCTTTCTCGGTCTACTCATACGCTAAATTGGGCGCCACTTTTCCGAGCAGTGGGGGTGCCGCGACGTTTACGGTAATGAGCTTTGGGCCCGGCGTTCTCTCTGGTGGCCTGAATATATTTCAATACATTGCCTATCTGATTGCAGCTGCACTCTATGCTGCTGGGTTCTCCGAATACGCAAATACCTTACTGGGTGGCAAGCTATCCCCTTTCGAAATCAAGCTTATCGGTGCAGGCATAGTCATTTTTTGCGCCGGCATTAACTTGTTGGGCACCGATATCGTTGGTACAGCAGAGACACTAGCTATTGGATTTGTGACGCTTGCGCTTTTACTATTTTCTGCTGAGGGCATTCATGTGGCTGATGTTGGTGCATTCGAAATGTCGAGTTGGTCTATCAATGGGATAGCGATTGCTACCGGCATCCTGTATATCAACTACCAAGGCTTTGGGGTTGTGACCAACTCCTCCAATGCTATGCATGCACCCCACAAAGAACTACCCCTTGCTATGTTCTCGGCACTGATTTTGGTAACGATTGCCTATGTACTAGTCAGTACCGCAGTAATACTGCTACTTACCCCCGCCCAAATTGCACTGTACAGCGGTCACGTATTAGCCGACGCAGCCCAAATCGTAGCTGGTAAAGCAGGCTTTATTGTGATTGGAGCATCAGCGCTTCTAGCCTGCGCAGCTGCACTGAACGCTACCATCTTTGCCGCATCTAATATTGCAGCCGATATGACGCGCAAGAGTTCGGTCTCAAAGGCCTTAAGTGACGAGGTCTTAAATACAGAGTTTCGTGCCTTAACCATATCAGCGCTCTTGGTAATTGCCTTAGTAATCGCATTTCCATTAGATGTTGTTGGCAAAATGGCCAGCCTTGCTTTTTTATTGGTCTACGCTGCTATTACTTATGGACACATTCGCGTACGAAATCAAACGGGTGCCAAGCTTTGGCCACTCTGGGCGGCAATTGTCATTAACCTAAGTTTGTTTACTACCTTATTTGTGAATGTGATCGAGACAGCGCCGAATAGTGCAATTGCTTTAATGATCGCCTTAGTTGGATCTTTTGCGATTGAAGCAACTTCCCGTAAATTTCTGAGGAAGAAATTAAAGCCCCATTGA
- the hflC gene encoding protease modulator HflC — protein sequence MNANRLIAAGIGFIVLIYVLSSSVFVVDQRKFAVVFSFGQIVRVIEKPGIQVKLPAPFESVRFFDRRILTIDNPEAERFITAEKKNLLVDSYVKWRIVDPRKFFISFKGDERLAQDRLTQLVRSALNEEFTKRTVRELISDQREEVMQGIRKKVADDASDIGVEIVDVRLKRVDLLAEISDSVYRRMEAERKRVANELRSMGAAESDKIRANAERQRDTILAEAYRDAQKIKGAGDAKATALYAEAFGRDPQFAQFYQSLEAYRSSFKDKKDIMVVEPNGEFFKFLHKK from the coding sequence ATGAATGCCAATCGTTTAATTGCTGCAGGTATCGGCTTCATTGTGCTGATCTATGTTCTATCTTCAAGCGTCTTTGTAGTTGATCAGCGTAAGTTTGCTGTGGTGTTCTCATTCGGGCAGATTGTGCGCGTGATTGAAAAGCCAGGTATTCAGGTCAAGCTTCCAGCCCCATTTGAAAGCGTCCGCTTCTTTGATCGTCGCATTTTGACAATCGATAATCCAGAAGCAGAGCGCTTCATTACTGCCGAGAAGAAAAACTTATTGGTAGATTCTTATGTGAAGTGGCGCATTGTCGATCCTCGTAAGTTCTTCATTAGCTTTAAGGGTGATGAGCGCTTGGCGCAAGATCGCTTAACCCAGTTAGTGCGCTCTGCTCTAAATGAAGAGTTCACTAAGCGTACCGTTCGTGAGTTGATCTCCGATCAGCGTGAAGAAGTGATGCAAGGTATTCGCAAGAAGGTTGCAGATGATGCATCTGATATTGGCGTAGAGATTGTGGATGTGCGCCTAAAGCGCGTTGATCTCTTGGCGGAAATTAGTGATTCTGTTTATCGCCGCATGGAAGCAGAGCGTAAGCGCGTTGCGAACGAGTTGCGATCAATGGGCGCTGCAGAGTCTGACAAGATTCGCGCAAATGCAGAACGTCAACGCGATACGATCTTGGCAGAAGCCTATCGTGATGCTCAGAAGATTAAGGGTGCAGGGGATGCGAAAGCGACCGCACTCTATGCAGAAGCATTTGGGCGCGATCCTCAGTTCGCTCAGTTCTATCAAAGCCTAGAAGCTTACAGAAGCTCTTTCAAAGATAAGAAGGACATCATGGTAGTTGAGCCGAATGGTGAGTTCTTTAAGTTCTTGCACAAAAAATAA
- a CDS encoding adenylosuccinate synthase, with amino-acid sequence MSSTQQTKGRNVVVIGTQWGDEGKGKVVDWLTDHAQAVVRFQGGHNAGHTLIIGDKKTILRLIPSGIMHKNVICYIGNGVVLSPEALFKEIGELESAGLDVQSRLKISEATTLILPYHVAIDHAREKKRGEAKIGTTGRGIGPAYEDKVARRALRVQDLFYPEKFAEQLRENLEYHNFMLTNYYGAEPVNYEKTLADAMSYAERLKPMVVDVSSALYAAEQSGQNLLFEGAQGTLLDIDHGTYPYVTSSNCVAGNAAAGSGVGPDSLQYILGITKAYCTRVGAGPFPSELYDHDNPAKQDPVGVRLAEVGKEFGSVTGRPRRTGWLDAAALKRSIQINGLSGLCITKLDVLDGFETIRLCVGYHLDGQKLDVLPRGAESVARCQPIYEDFPGWKGTTFGIREWDKLPAEAQKFLRRIEEVAGKPIAMVSTGPERDETILLQHPFQD; translated from the coding sequence ATGTCTTCAACGCAGCAAACTAAAGGTCGTAACGTAGTTGTCATTGGCACCCAGTGGGGTGATGAAGGCAAAGGTAAGGTGGTGGATTGGTTGACTGATCATGCGCAAGCTGTGGTTCGTTTCCAAGGCGGCCATAATGCAGGCCACACCCTCATCATCGGCGATAAGAAGACTATTTTGCGTTTGATTCCCTCTGGAATCATGCATAAAAATGTAATCTGCTACATCGGTAATGGTGTAGTGCTCTCACCAGAGGCGCTCTTTAAAGAAATTGGCGAGCTTGAGTCTGCTGGTTTGGATGTCCAATCTCGTTTGAAGATTTCAGAGGCAACTACGTTGATTCTGCCGTATCACGTAGCAATTGATCATGCGCGTGAGAAGAAGCGTGGTGAGGCAAAGATTGGCACCACTGGTCGTGGCATTGGTCCAGCATACGAAGACAAAGTAGCTCGTCGTGCATTACGCGTACAAGACTTGTTCTACCCAGAAAAATTTGCCGAGCAATTGCGTGAGAACTTGGAGTATCACAATTTCATGCTCACTAATTACTATGGCGCTGAGCCAGTAAATTATGAAAAAACTTTGGCTGATGCAATGTCTTATGCGGAGCGTCTCAAGCCAATGGTGGTAGACGTCTCTAGCGCCTTATATGCTGCAGAGCAGTCTGGCCAAAATTTGTTATTCGAAGGTGCGCAGGGCACTCTGCTTGATATCGATCACGGTACTTATCCGTATGTCACTTCCAGTAACTGTGTAGCAGGTAATGCTGCCGCTGGTTCTGGTGTTGGCCCTGATTCTTTGCAATATATCTTAGGCATTACTAAGGCTTACTGCACACGTGTTGGCGCAGGTCCATTCCCAAGTGAGCTCTATGATCATGACAACCCAGCTAAGCAAGATCCGGTTGGTGTGCGTTTGGCTGAAGTGGGTAAAGAATTTGGCTCTGTAACTGGCCGCCCACGCCGCACTGGTTGGTTGGACGCTGCTGCATTGAAGCGCTCCATTCAGATCAATGGCTTGTCTGGCCTTTGCATCACTAAGTTGGATGTACTAGATGGTTTTGAAACAATCCGTTTATGTGTTGGCTATCACTTGGATGGTCAAAAATTGGATGTATTGCCACGCGGCGCAGAATCTGTAGCCCGTTGCCAGCCAATCTATGAGGATTTTCCGGGCTGGAAGGGTACAACCTTCGGTATTCGTGAGTGGGACAAATTGCCAGCGGAAGCTCAAAAGTTCCTGCGTCGTATTGAAGAGGTTGCCGGCAAGCCAATCGCCATGGTGTCTACAGGCCCAGAGCGTGATGAAACCATCCTCCTCCAGCACCCTTTTCAGGATTAA
- a CDS encoding MFS transporter, protein MNNAPHTAETKKRERFFLFSLAGIQFTHILDFMIMMPLGPDFIRELNINTHQFGLLLSSYTFAAAIAGVFATYYIDRFERRQLLLRLYVCFIIATIACGFAPNYHMLFIARACAGAFGGILGSLVQTIVADSIPFERRGKALGTVMAAFSVSTVAGVPLSLYLANNISFLGWRAPFMFIGLISILILFIGYRYIPKISGHLDHVREGSRFRQIYDIVIAHEHARAFVFMGLIMITGFSVIPYIALYLTSNIGVANSYISLIYLCGGIATLMSSRVIGHMADKYGKVRVFRVLAIVSLIPLLVTTNLVPVPLWVVLINSTAFFILISGRMIPAMAIVSQLVEPKIRGTFMSLVGSTQMLASGIASVLAGLIVTITPDGKMEHYNLVGYGAAMCGLLTFWLVGYIHTDTKKA, encoded by the coding sequence TTGAATAACGCCCCCCATACTGCTGAAACCAAGAAGCGAGAGCGCTTCTTTTTGTTTTCATTGGCGGGTATTCAGTTCACCCACATCTTAGATTTCATGATCATGATGCCATTGGGCCCAGATTTCATTCGGGAGCTCAATATCAATACGCATCAGTTTGGTTTATTGCTCTCTTCTTATACTTTTGCTGCTGCGATCGCGGGTGTATTTGCCACGTATTACATTGATCGGTTCGAGAGAAGGCAATTGCTTTTGCGCCTCTACGTTTGTTTCATTATCGCTACGATTGCCTGTGGTTTTGCTCCCAACTATCACATGCTATTTATCGCTCGCGCATGCGCTGGCGCATTTGGTGGAATATTGGGATCATTGGTGCAGACAATAGTGGCCGATTCCATTCCTTTTGAGCGCAGAGGGAAGGCCCTGGGTACGGTCATGGCTGCTTTCTCGGTATCTACTGTAGCTGGAGTGCCATTAAGTTTGTACTTGGCTAACAACATTAGCTTTCTAGGCTGGCGCGCTCCGTTCATGTTTATCGGTCTTATCTCTATATTGATTCTATTCATTGGGTATCGCTATATCCCTAAGATTTCTGGTCACCTAGATCACGTCAGAGAGGGTAGTCGCTTCAGGCAAATCTATGACATAGTCATAGCGCATGAACATGCGCGTGCCTTTGTATTTATGGGGCTCATTATGATTACTGGGTTCTCCGTGATTCCTTATATTGCCCTTTATCTGACCTCCAATATCGGCGTTGCAAATTCTTACATTTCGCTAATTTACCTATGTGGTGGCATTGCCACCCTAATGAGCTCGAGGGTGATTGGTCATATGGCTGATAAGTATGGCAAAGTGCGTGTCTTTAGGGTTCTGGCAATTGTGAGCTTGATCCCATTGTTAGTAACAACGAATCTTGTGCCAGTTCCCCTTTGGGTGGTTTTGATTAACTCCACGGCATTTTTTATCCTCATTTCAGGGCGTATGATCCCGGCAATGGCTATTGTGAGTCAGCTTGTGGAGCCAAAGATTAGAGGAACCTTTATGAGCTTAGTGGGCTCGACTCAGATGTTGGCTTCTGGTATTGCATCTGTATTGGCGGGCTTGATTGTCACCATCACACCGGACGGTAAGATGGAGCACTACAACCTAGTTGGTTACGGTGCTGCAATGTGTGGGTTGCTCACATTCTGGCTGGTAGGATATATTCACACTGATACAAAAAAAGCATAA
- a CDS encoding malate synthase G gives MTARTTCNSLQVATPLYRFIEDKVLPGTGIKSADFWKGFDEIVKDLTPKNEALLAKRDRIQLDLDKWHQANPGPIKDMPAYRQFLKEIDYLVDVPGKITATTKNVDDELALQAGPQLVVPVLNARYALNAANARWGSLYDALYGTDVLSEEDGATKTGAYNPIRGAKVVAYARNFLDQAAPLAKGSHRDSVAYTVDGNKLSVKLKDGTSIGLADEKQFVGYQGDAAAPSSILLRNNGVHIDIEINKSKTIGASDPAGINDVVLEAALSTILDLEDSIAAVDGDDKVLAYENWLGILKGTLVEEVKKGDKTITRSLNPDRKYKAGIGAVDAKDGIVTLHGRSLLFLRNVGHLMTNPAIITGDGKEIYEGILDAVVTVLIALYDINRPASQAIGNTRKGSVYIVKPKMHSPEEVAFAGELFGRVEKLLGLPADTVKLGIMDEERRMSANIKAAIAAAGARVAFINTGFLDRTGDEMHTAMYAGPMMRKGDMKTSKWLSAYERRNVFAGLDCGLRGRAQIGKGMWAMPDMMKAMVEQKIVHPKAGANTAWVPSPTAATLHALHYHQVNVAELQKEMEKLDTAAEAEALINDLLTIPVVEKANWSKEEIQQELDNNCQGILGYVVRWIDQGVGCSKVPDIHNVGLMEDRATLRISSQHIANWLLNGIVTADQVNESLQRMAKVVDGQNAGDALYQPMMPNYQDSYAYKAASDLIFKGLEQPNGYTEPLLHAWRLEVKKAHAK, from the coding sequence ATGACTGCGCGTACTACCTGCAATAGCCTTCAAGTGGCAACCCCTTTATATCGCTTTATCGAAGACAAAGTACTTCCGGGTACCGGTATTAAGAGTGCCGACTTTTGGAAAGGCTTTGATGAAATCGTTAAGGACTTAACTCCAAAAAATGAAGCATTGCTTGCTAAGCGCGATCGCATTCAATTGGATTTAGACAAATGGCACCAAGCTAACCCGGGCCCAATCAAAGATATGCCTGCATATCGCCAGTTTTTGAAAGAGATTGATTACTTAGTTGACGTTCCAGGAAAAATTACTGCAACTACTAAGAATGTGGATGACGAGTTAGCGCTCCAAGCCGGTCCGCAATTGGTTGTTCCGGTGCTTAATGCCCGTTATGCATTAAATGCTGCTAATGCACGTTGGGGTTCTTTGTACGATGCCCTTTACGGTACAGATGTGTTGTCTGAAGAAGATGGCGCTACCAAGACTGGTGCTTACAACCCAATTCGTGGCGCAAAGGTAGTTGCTTATGCCCGTAACTTCTTAGACCAAGCTGCTCCATTGGCTAAAGGTTCACACCGCGATTCAGTAGCTTACACAGTAGATGGTAATAAGTTATCCGTTAAATTAAAAGACGGTACTTCCATTGGCTTGGCTGATGAGAAGCAGTTCGTTGGCTACCAAGGTGATGCAGCGGCTCCAAGCTCTATCTTGCTACGCAATAACGGGGTACACATTGATATCGAAATCAATAAGAGCAAAACCATTGGCGCTAGTGATCCTGCTGGTATTAATGACGTTGTGCTCGAGGCGGCTCTCTCTACTATTTTGGACTTGGAAGACTCTATTGCCGCAGTTGATGGCGATGATAAGGTTCTTGCTTATGAAAACTGGTTAGGAATTTTGAAGGGTACGTTGGTTGAGGAAGTGAAGAAGGGCGACAAGACTATTACTCGCTCTCTGAATCCAGATCGTAAGTACAAAGCCGGTATTGGCGCTGTTGATGCAAAAGATGGCATCGTGACATTACATGGCCGCTCACTCTTGTTCCTCCGAAACGTTGGTCACTTAATGACTAACCCAGCCATCATCACTGGTGATGGCAAAGAAATCTACGAAGGTATCTTGGATGCAGTAGTGACTGTATTGATCGCTTTGTATGACATCAATCGTCCAGCAAGCCAAGCGATTGGTAACACACGCAAGGGGTCTGTATATATCGTTAAGCCAAAAATGCATAGCCCAGAAGAAGTGGCTTTTGCTGGCGAACTCTTTGGTCGTGTTGAGAAATTACTCGGTTTACCAGCTGATACTGTAAAGCTCGGCATCATGGATGAAGAGCGTCGTATGAGTGCCAACATCAAGGCGGCAATTGCGGCTGCTGGAGCCCGTGTAGCCTTTATTAATACTGGCTTCTTGGATCGCACTGGTGATGAGATGCACACAGCGATGTATGCAGGTCCAATGATGCGCAAAGGCGATATGAAAACCAGCAAGTGGTTATCTGCTTATGAGCGTCGCAACGTATTTGCAGGTTTGGATTGTGGCTTACGTGGTCGCGCTCAAATCGGTAAAGGGATGTGGGCAATGCCAGACATGATGAAAGCCATGGTTGAGCAGAAGATTGTTCACCCTAAAGCAGGTGCAAACACTGCTTGGGTGCCATCTCCAACAGCTGCTACCTTGCACGCGCTTCACTACCATCAAGTAAACGTAGCTGAACTCCAAAAGGAAATGGAAAAGCTCGATACTGCTGCTGAAGCTGAAGCATTGATCAATGATTTGTTGACTATTCCGGTTGTGGAAAAGGCTAACTGGTCTAAAGAAGAGATTCAGCAAGAGTTAGATAACAACTGCCAAGGTATCTTGGGTTATGTCGTTCGCTGGATTGATCAAGGCGTTGGTTGCTCTAAGGTGCCTGATATTCATAACGTAGGTTTGATGGAAGACCGCGCAACTTTGCGTATCTCAAGTCAACATATTGCTAACTGGCTACTCAATGGCATCGTGACTGCTGACCAAGTGAACGAGAGTTTGCAGCGTATGGCTAAGGTAGTAGATGGTCAGAATGCTGGCGATGCTTTGTATCAGCCAATGATGCCTAACTACCAAGATTCCTATGCTTATAAAGCAGCTAGTGATTTGATTTTCAAAGGTCTTGAGCAGCCTAACGGTTACACAGAGCCTTTGTTGCATGCTTGGCGTTTAGAAGTAAAGAAAGCTCACGCTAAGTAA
- a CDS encoding ATP phosphoribosyltransferase regulatory subunit: MNRWLLPEDIADVLPAEARKVESLRRAVLDLYQSYGYELVAPPILEFLDSLLTGTGSDLNLQTFKLVDQLSGRTLGLRADMTPQVARIDAHLLNRAGITRLCYAGSVAHARTPVGSSAREELQLGAEIYGCATWEADLEAITLLLKTLSIAGLERVYLDLSHAGILAGILDGQNLDKETIEALYGLLQSKDRPRLSQWATCLPANVAQALMALTELNGPCAAVLVQAKKVLPKHAAIDQALADLERLVSAAAKLSNHLELSIDLADLRGYQYHSGVMFAAYVEQLPQPIARGGRYDHVGQAFGRPRPATGFSLDLLTLANLSPLNVRKLAISAPWVDDAELNKVITSLRSQGEVVIQIPVGTSVEAAEYECDRELVKQGNSWEVKKK; the protein is encoded by the coding sequence ATGAATCGCTGGTTACTTCCTGAAGATATTGCAGACGTTTTGCCTGCTGAGGCTCGCAAGGTTGAGTCTTTGCGCCGTGCCGTCCTGGATTTGTATCAGTCATATGGCTACGAGTTGGTGGCTCCTCCTATTTTGGAGTTCTTAGATTCTTTATTGACGGGCACAGGCTCAGATCTCAATCTGCAAACATTTAAGTTGGTGGATCAGTTGTCTGGTCGCACTTTAGGTTTGCGCGCTGATATGACTCCGCAAGTCGCTCGTATTGATGCGCACCTATTGAATCGCGCTGGTATCACCCGTCTGTGTTATGCCGGCTCTGTAGCACACGCTCGCACGCCAGTAGGTAGCTCAGCGCGTGAGGAGTTACAACTTGGTGCCGAGATTTACGGTTGCGCAACCTGGGAAGCCGATCTAGAGGCGATCACTTTACTGCTCAAAACACTTTCTATTGCTGGTTTAGAGAGGGTTTACCTAGATTTGTCACACGCTGGTATTTTGGCGGGAATCTTGGATGGCCAGAACTTAGACAAAGAAACGATTGAAGCTTTGTACGGCTTACTACAAAGTAAAGATCGCCCTCGCTTAAGTCAGTGGGCAACTTGCTTGCCAGCAAATGTTGCGCAAGCACTAATGGCTTTGACTGAGTTGAACGGTCCTTGTGCTGCAGTATTGGTTCAAGCTAAGAAAGTATTACCTAAACATGCAGCGATTGACCAAGCTTTAGCGGATCTCGAGCGTTTAGTGTCTGCGGCAGCAAAGTTGTCTAACCATTTAGAGCTCAGTATTGACCTAGCTGATTTGCGTGGTTACCAGTATCACAGCGGCGTTATGTTTGCTGCTTATGTTGAGCAGTTGCCACAACCTATCGCCAGAGGTGGTCGTTATGACCATGTTGGTCAGGCCTTTGGTCGCCCGCGTCCGGCAACTGGCTTTTCTTTGGACCTATTAACTTTAGCCAATTTATCGCCATTGAACGTGCGCAAGCTGGCGATCTCAGCCCCTTGGGTCGACGATGCTGAATTGAACAAGGTAATCACCAGCCTGAGAAGTCAGGGTGAGGTAGTAATACAGATTCCAGTGGGTACTTCAGTAGAGGCTGCTGAATATGAATGTGATCGAGAGTTGGTTAAGCAAGGCAACTCTTGGGAAGTAAAGAAAAAGTAG